The Deltaproteobacteria bacterium genome window below encodes:
- a CDS encoding ABC transporter permease — FAEIEKPELAAAVSGRIDSLFENSLAETLTETERSFQMSFVSMTEAIMSAIQLVSVVVIVIIMAVVANTMAMSVRERMGEFAVMKALGFGSWHVTLLVFGESLAITALGAAIGAALTFPAAALFRAELGQYFPVFIIKPTTFWLDAAAALIVAVSSSVIPSYRASTVPITTALRRVV; from the coding sequence TTCGCGGAGATCGAAAAGCCAGAGCTTGCCGCCGCGGTCTCGGGCCGCATAGATTCCCTCTTCGAAAACTCCCTTGCAGAAACATTGACGGAGACGGAGCGCTCCTTCCAGATGAGCTTCGTAAGCATGACAGAGGCCATCATGTCCGCCATCCAGCTCGTCTCGGTGGTCGTCATCGTCATAATCATGGCGGTCGTGGCGAACACCATGGCAATGTCCGTAAGGGAGCGCATGGGCGAGTTCGCGGTCATGAAGGCGCTGGGCTTCGGAAGCTGGCATGTAACCCTCCTCGTGTTCGGAGAGTCGCTTGCCATAACCGCTCTCGGCGCGGCCATCGGGGCCGCACTCACCTTCCCGGCGGCCGCTCTTTTCAGGGCCGAGCTCGGGCAATACTTTCCGGTATTCATAATAAAGCCGACGACTTTCTGGCTGGACGCGGCAGCCGCATTAATAGTCGCCGTCTCGTCTTCCGTCATCCCTTCATACAGGGCCTCGACAGTCCCCATAACTACGGCGTTAAGAAGGGTGGTATAG
- a CDS encoding ABC transporter permease — protein MPVPLSYSLRSLLARKLTTALTAGGMALVVFVFAAITMLAEGLEATLVDTGSRENMIVVRKGAPSEVQSTISRDQAAIIETYPGVASGPGGSRLAAKEIVVLISLKKRGTESPSNVVIRGISPASLELRPQARLIEGRMPRAGTYEIISGKAVSGRFEGAGTGEKLSFAMREWTVVGIFDAGATGFSSEIWGDADSLMQAFRRPVYSSVVFRMEDPEKLDSIRSAIEDDPRLSLDAKRETDFYSEQSRALSLFLRVLGTSLTAIFSIGAIIGAMITMYSAVAGRVGEIGTLRALGFGRGSILAAFLAESLVTGLAGGAAGLTAASFLRFLSFSTLNFQTFSELAFSFTLTLKTAVLSITVALLMGLAGGLLPALKASRMKITDALRTG, from the coding sequence ATGCCGGTCCCGCTCTCATACAGCCTGAGGTCGCTTTTAGCAAGGAAGCTCACGACGGCCCTCACGGCAGGCGGCATGGCCCTCGTAGTCTTCGTCTTCGCGGCCATAACAATGCTCGCCGAGGGGCTCGAAGCCACCCTTGTCGACACCGGCTCAAGAGAGAACATGATAGTCGTAAGGAAAGGCGCGCCCTCAGAGGTACAGAGCACCATAAGCCGGGACCAGGCGGCCATAATCGAGACATACCCGGGCGTGGCGTCCGGACCCGGCGGCAGCAGGCTCGCCGCAAAAGAAATAGTTGTCCTCATCTCCCTTAAGAAGCGCGGCACCGAAAGCCCGTCGAACGTCGTAATAAGGGGGATATCGCCCGCGTCCCTTGAACTCAGGCCCCAGGCAAGGCTCATTGAAGGCAGGATGCCAAGGGCTGGCACTTACGAGATAATATCCGGAAAGGCGGTATCAGGGAGGTTCGAGGGGGCAGGCACGGGAGAAAAGCTCTCATTCGCCATGAGGGAATGGACAGTCGTCGGCATATTCGACGCGGGCGCGACCGGGTTCTCCTCCGAGATATGGGGCGACGCCGACTCACTAATGCAGGCCTTCAGGAGGCCCGTCTACTCTTCCGTGGTCTTCAGGATGGAAGACCCTGAAAAGCTCGATTCAATCAGGAGCGCTATAGAGGACGACCCGAGGCTCAGCCTCGACGCCAAGCGGGAGACGGATTTCTACTCGGAACAGTCCAGGGCCCTTTCCCTCTTCCTCCGCGTCCTGGGGACGAGCCTCACCGCCATATTCTCGATAGGCGCGATAATCGGGGCCATGATAACCATGTACTCGGCTGTCGCCGGGAGGGTCGGCGAGATTGGGACTCTACGCGCCCTCGGCTTCGGCAGGGGAAGCATACTGGCGGCCTTCCTCGCCGAGTCCCTTGTCACAGGCCTCGCAGGCGGGGCGGCAGGCCTCACCGCGGCCTCGTTCCTCCGCTTTCTCTCATTCTCGACCCTCAACTTCCAAACCTTCTCGGAGCTCGCATTCTCGTTCACCCTCACCCTGAAGACAGCCGTTCTCTCCATAACCGTCGCTCTCCTCATGGGACTCGCAGGAGGGCTCCTCCCGGCGCTAAAGGCCTCAAGAATGAAGATAACGGACGCGCTCAGGACCGGATAG
- the dut gene encoding dUTP diphosphatase: MVRIKLLSPLAKAPCKSHDGDAGWDLFASEEAAIPPGGTKVIKTGIAMQIPHGWYGQIKSRSGLGAKGFIVTAGVVDSSYRGEIGVVAVNGNASPDGAAFTFRPGDKVAQMVFLPVPQVTIELAEDLSTSTRGENGFGSTGR, translated from the coding sequence ATGGTCAGGATAAAGCTCCTGTCCCCGCTTGCCAAGGCGCCGTGCAAGTCGCACGACGGCGACGCGGGCTGGGACCTCTTCGCATCCGAGGAGGCGGCCATACCCCCCGGCGGCACAAAGGTCATAAAAACCGGCATAGCCATGCAGATACCGCACGGCTGGTATGGCCAGATAAAATCCAGAAGCGGCCTCGGCGCAAAAGGCTTCATCGTGACGGCAGGCGTCGTGGACAGCTCCTACAGGGGCGAGATAGGCGTTGTGGCAGTAAACGGCAACGCCTCCCCGGACGGCGCTGCGTTCACCTTCAGGCCAGGCGACAAAGTCGCACAGATGGTATTCCTCCCGGTCCCCCAGGTAACAATCGAGCTCGCCGAAGACCTCTCAACCTCAACACGGGGCGAAAACGGATTCGGAAGCACCGGCCGATAG
- a CDS encoding DEAD/DEAH box helicase, protein MKFESLALHPDILRGISDAGFEHCTPIQEQSLPKCLTGQDVIAQSQTGTGKTAVFLLTIFSRIMAAGPNTTGQPRALVMAPTRELASQIIDDAEKLGKHLPFRSVAVYGGVEYGKQVNALKEGVELVVATPGRMIDLYKSRTLSLDSIEIFVIDEADRMFDMGFAPDIMYIASKLPRSKPRQTMLFSATIDSNVRRLASRYMKPDPVMVEIEPEQVTVSAIDQKIIYVSNEEKLPVLFALLKRPDVERAIIFTNMKSTAEKVGINLVANGIPAKVLTGDVTQARREKIIEGIKAGKINVLVATDVAARGLHIEGVTHVINYDLPDDAANYVHRIGRTARAGKSGKAYSLACEDHVLNLPEIEKYIERKLETEWIDEEEMVKDFVLKERPRRERQPERAGGGGKRPGSGGRDRSFQRDGKRPDKRHERKGPPQQRIHEKAAAGPAADVKAVEIEKALQPEGQPEQPGSRPPGDRPKRSRPRNRRKGSRPPGAPQKENTPGKPHALTATEPGKPQGQGRRQRPPRKTEQGSKPAGQENTKRPFGGRQYNTRQVEAAAMALARQEKGPKASEPAKGQPAQKEEKAGLLKRFLKFLKKS, encoded by the coding sequence ATGAAATTTGAAAGTTTAGCTCTGCACCCGGACATCCTTAGAGGGATTAGCGATGCCGGATTCGAGCACTGCACCCCCATTCAGGAGCAATCCCTTCCCAAGTGCCTTACAGGACAGGACGTCATCGCCCAGTCCCAGACCGGCACAGGAAAGACCGCGGTCTTCCTCCTCACGATATTCAGCAGGATCATGGCAGCCGGCCCCAATACGACCGGGCAGCCAAGGGCCCTTGTCATGGCCCCCACCCGCGAGCTTGCCAGCCAGATAATCGACGACGCCGAGAAGCTCGGCAAGCATCTGCCGTTCAGGTCGGTCGCCGTCTACGGCGGAGTCGAGTACGGCAAACAGGTGAACGCGCTTAAGGAAGGTGTCGAGCTGGTCGTCGCCACACCGGGCCGCATGATAGACCTCTATAAGTCCAGGACCCTCTCGCTAGATTCCATAGAGATATTCGTCATAGACGAGGCGGACCGTATGTTCGACATGGGCTTCGCCCCGGACATCATGTACATAGCGAGCAAGCTCCCCAGAAGCAAGCCGCGCCAGACCATGCTCTTCTCCGCGACCATCGACTCGAACGTAAGAAGGCTCGCGTCGCGCTACATGAAACCCGACCCGGTCATGGTCGAGATAGAGCCCGAGCAGGTGACCGTAAGCGCGATAGATCAGAAGATAATCTACGTCTCGAACGAGGAAAAGCTCCCGGTCCTCTTCGCGCTCCTCAAGCGTCCCGATGTCGAGCGCGCCATCATATTCACGAACATGAAATCGACCGCCGAGAAGGTCGGCATAAACCTCGTGGCGAACGGCATCCCTGCCAAGGTGCTTACCGGGGACGTGACCCAGGCCCGGCGCGAGAAGATAATAGAGGGCATTAAGGCCGGGAAGATAAACGTACTCGTTGCGACGGACGTCGCCGCGCGCGGCCTCCACATAGAGGGAGTAACCCACGTCATAAACTACGACCTCCCGGACGACGCGGCTAATTACGTCCACCGCATCGGCAGGACCGCGAGGGCGGGCAAAAGCGGCAAGGCATACAGCCTCGCCTGCGAGGACCATGTCCTGAACCTCCCGGAAATAGAGAAGTACATTGAGCGCAAACTCGAGACCGAATGGATAGACGAAGAGGAAATGGTCAAGGACTTCGTCCTTAAGGAGAGGCCGAGAAGGGAGAGGCAGCCCGAGAGGGCAGGGGGCGGCGGAAAAAGGCCGGGCTCGGGCGGACGCGACAGGTCCTTCCAGAGGGACGGAAAGAGACCGGATAAGCGCCATGAAAGGAAAGGCCCTCCGCAGCAGCGCATTCATGAGAAGGCAGCCGCAGGCCCTGCGGCCGATGTGAAGGCCGTTGAAATTGAAAAGGCGCTTCAGCCAGAGGGCCAGCCGGAACAGCCCGGGAGCCGTCCGCCAGGCGACCGTCCGAAAAGGAGCCGACCAAGAAACCGCAGGAAAGGAAGCCGCCCGCCGGGAGCCCCTCAGAAAGAAAATACTCCGGGTAAACCTCATGCCCTGACCGCAACCGAGCCGGGTAAACCACAGGGCCAGGGCAGGAGACAGAGGCCGCCCAGGAAAACGGAACAGGGCTCCAAGCCCGCCGGCCAGGAAAACACGAAGAGGCCGTTTGGGGGCAGGCAATATAATACCAGGCAGGTCGAAGCAGCCGCTATGGCACTCGCGAGGCAGGAAAAAGGGCCTAAAGCCTCTGAGCCCGCCAAGGGGCAGCCGGCCCAGAAGGAAGAGAAGGCCGGGCTTCTCAAGCGCTTCCTTAAGTTCCTCAAAAAGTCCTGA
- a CDS encoding SH3 domain-containing protein translates to MKKVVLSIVLSVIMSTGAFACVEHGVIRDMDFFSTSWVQGRVSILMWDSPGMVKIVGTLRPGALVQVLEKSEGFVKIKSSDEQGGQVGWVSGKLVETTFVQQPGDGEECEQKWW, encoded by the coding sequence ATGAAAAAAGTCGTCCTCTCGATAGTCCTGAGCGTAATTATGTCCACAGGGGCCTTTGCCTGCGTTGAGCACGGTGTTATCCGCGACATGGATTTCTTCTCGACGAGCTGGGTCCAGGGCAGGGTCTCGATCCTCATGTGGGACTCGCCGGGCATGGTTAAGATAGTAGGCACTCTCAGGCCCGGCGCGCTGGTGCAGGTGCTCGAAAAGAGCGAGGGTTTCGTCAAGATCAAATCGTCCGATGAGCAGGGCGGGCAGGTCGGCTGGGTGAGCGGCAAGCTGGTGGAAACGACCTTCGTCCAGCAGCCCGGCGACGGCGAGGAATGCGAACAGAAGTGGTGGTGA
- a CDS encoding aldehyde dehydrogenase family protein produces the protein MPPEFLNLIGGKWSAATSGRTIESVNPADTGDTVGLVPASGKGEVDRAVAAARGAYAGWRLTPAPKRGEILFRTAELLLKHKNELARVVTREMGKILPEGMGDVQEAIDMAYYMAGEGRRLSGETVPSELFAKDCKSLRVPIGVFALITPWNFPTAIPAWKIFPCLIAGNTAVFKPSSYTPIAAGRLVELIAESGLPPGVLNLVHGTGDETGEYLATHPGIDGVSFTGSSAVGERLAKLCSGLEKEISCEMGGKNPIIIMDDARLDLAVEGALWGAFGTSGQRCTAASRLIVHERVYDRFLEMFLDTARRLKIGSGLDPVTHMGPVINEAQMKKVLGYIEIGKKEGAKLVLGGKRLSEGDYAKGFFIEPTVFADVDPEMRIAQEEIFGPVASVIKAKDLKDAIRIANGVQYGLSSSIYTQDVNSSAIAERDLDAGIVYINAPTIGAEVQLPFGGTKRSGLGRKEAGGRGGSLDMFTKWKVIYRDYSGRLQKAQIDKE, from the coding sequence ATGCCCCCTGAATTCCTGAACCTCATAGGCGGAAAATGGTCGGCCGCCACGTCGGGGAGGACCATCGAAAGCGTAAACCCTGCCGACACCGGCGATACAGTCGGCCTTGTCCCGGCTTCCGGAAAAGGGGAGGTCGACAGGGCGGTGGCGGCGGCAAGGGGGGCCTACGCGGGATGGCGCCTTACCCCGGCCCCGAAACGCGGGGAGATACTCTTCAGGACCGCAGAGCTCCTTCTTAAGCACAAAAATGAGCTCGCCCGGGTCGTCACAAGGGAGATGGGGAAGATACTCCCCGAGGGCATGGGGGACGTGCAGGAGGCCATAGACATGGCCTACTACATGGCAGGGGAAGGTAGAAGGCTATCAGGCGAGACCGTCCCTTCCGAGCTATTCGCGAAAGACTGCAAGTCGCTCCGCGTCCCCATAGGCGTATTCGCGCTCATAACCCCCTGGAACTTTCCCACGGCCATTCCCGCGTGGAAGATATTCCCCTGCCTGATAGCCGGCAATACAGCCGTATTCAAGCCGTCGAGCTACACGCCGATCGCCGCGGGAAGGCTTGTTGAGCTAATAGCCGAATCCGGCCTTCCGCCAGGGGTCCTTAACCTCGTCCACGGGACCGGGGATGAAACGGGAGAGTACCTTGCCACCCACCCCGGCATTGACGGGGTATCGTTCACAGGTTCGTCCGCCGTGGGCGAGAGGCTTGCGAAACTCTGTAGCGGCCTTGAAAAAGAAATATCCTGCGAGATGGGCGGGAAAAACCCCATTATCATCATGGATGACGCGAGGCTCGATCTCGCGGTCGAGGGCGCGCTCTGGGGCGCCTTCGGCACCTCGGGGCAGAGGTGCACGGCGGCAAGCAGGCTGATCGTCCACGAGAGGGTTTATGACCGCTTCCTCGAGATGTTCCTCGATACTGCCCGGAGGCTCAAGATCGGGAGCGGGCTCGACCCCGTCACCCACATGGGGCCTGTCATAAACGAGGCGCAGATGAAGAAGGTCCTGGGCTATATAGAGATCGGCAAAAAAGAAGGGGCTAAGCTCGTGCTTGGCGGCAAGAGGCTAAGCGAAGGTGACTATGCTAAAGGCTTCTTCATAGAGCCCACCGTGTTCGCGGACGTGGACCCAGAGATGAGGATAGCCCAGGAGGAGATATTCGGCCCGGTCGCATCGGTCATAAAGGCAAAGGACCTGAAGGACGCCATACGGATAGCCAACGGCGTGCAGTACGGCCTTTCGTCTTCGATATACACCCAGGACGTGAATAGCTCCGCCATAGCCGAGCGCGACCTCGACGCTGGGATAGTATACATAAACGCGCCTACCATCGGGGCCGAGGTGCAGCTCCCGTTCGGCGGGACGAAGAGGAGCGGGCTCGGCAGGAAGGAGGCGGGCGGAAGGGGCGGCTCGCTCGACATGTTCACTAAATGGAAGGTCATATACAGGGATTATAGCGGCCGCCTGCAGAAGGCCCAGATAGACAAGGAATGA
- a CDS encoding ferritin family protein: MDPVHFTGKEVLDMAIRIEENGMRFYADASKGASTKELKALFKALSEEEGTHIKLFLELKKLLTEDTSNGFDPYIEEAQQYLKTMADGEVFTNPEAGKEAASSVKSEEEALRMAIDMEKDSLLFYYELERMIREKDRKVIDSLIDQEKEHVRKLTSIQASLFGR; encoded by the coding sequence ATGGACCCGGTGCATTTCACAGGCAAGGAAGTTCTCGACATGGCTATCAGGATAGAGGAAAACGGGATGCGTTTCTACGCTGACGCGTCAAAGGGCGCAAGCACAAAGGAATTGAAGGCGCTCTTCAAGGCCCTTTCCGAGGAGGAAGGCACTCACATAAAGCTCTTCCTCGAGCTGAAGAAACTTTTGACCGAGGACACATCAAACGGGTTCGACCCCTACATCGAGGAGGCCCAGCAGTATCTGAAGACAATGGCCGACGGCGAGGTCTTCACGAACCCGGAAGCGGGCAAGGAGGCGGCAAGCTCCGTAAAGAGCGAGGAAGAGGCCCTGAGGATGGCGATAGACATGGAGAAGGATTCGCTCCTCTTCTATTACGAGCTTGAGAGGATGATAAGGGAGAAGGACAGGAAGGTAATAGATTCACTGATAGACCAGGAAAAGGAACACGTAAGAAAGCTTACCTCCATACAGGCGAGCCTCTTCGGGAGATAA
- a CDS encoding aspartate aminotransferase family protein: MGNDLKERAKRHITPALVFHTDIEVKRAAGLYVESTEGKRYMDFSSGLATANLGHCPPEVLEAAKRQMDSLIHSGCIFRYSSQVELAERLTEITPGAIDMFFFSNSGAEAIEGAIKLARYATGRQGIISFVGGFHGRTMGALTLTTSAARYRRGFHPLLPSVYHAPYPYCYRCLLGHVRKDCSLECYEYLEGILRHQISTEDVACMVIEPVLGEGGYAPPPTEVIFRLRELCSRHGILLIADEVQSGFGRTGRWFASEHFGLEPDIIVMAKGIASGFPLSAFGASASLMSKWPPGAHGTTFGGNPVSAAAAVATIDRIKKDGLLENSAKMGDYALSRLNEMKKRHTIIGDVRGLGLMIGIEFVKEDGSPDKDGLERVMERCLDNGLVIIECGPGKNVARLMPPLTVTREEMDAALSIFEEALP, from the coding sequence ATGGGGAACGACCTTAAAGAGCGGGCGAAGAGACACATAACCCCCGCCCTTGTTTTCCACACCGATATAGAGGTCAAAAGGGCCGCAGGGCTCTATGTCGAATCGACAGAGGGGAAGCGGTACATGGACTTCTCATCGGGCCTTGCGACCGCAAACCTGGGGCACTGCCCTCCCGAGGTGCTCGAAGCCGCCAAGCGCCAGATGGACTCCCTCATCCATTCGGGCTGCATATTCAGGTACTCGTCGCAGGTGGAGCTTGCCGAGAGGCTAACGGAGATAACGCCCGGCGCAATCGACATGTTCTTTTTTTCCAATAGCGGCGCGGAAGCGATAGAAGGGGCCATAAAGCTCGCGCGCTATGCTACGGGCCGCCAGGGCATAATCAGTTTCGTCGGAGGGTTCCATGGGAGGACCATGGGCGCCCTGACACTTACGACCTCTGCCGCCAGGTACAGGCGCGGCTTCCACCCCCTTCTCCCGTCCGTCTACCACGCGCCCTACCCTTACTGCTACCGCTGCCTCCTTGGGCACGTCAGAAAAGACTGCTCTCTCGAATGCTACGAATATCTCGAGGGCATCCTCAGGCACCAGATATCGACGGAGGACGTGGCCTGCATGGTAATCGAGCCGGTCTTGGGCGAGGGGGGATATGCACCGCCGCCCACGGAGGTCATCTTCAGGTTGAGGGAACTCTGCTCAAGGCACGGCATCCTTCTCATAGCCGACGAGGTGCAGAGCGGCTTTGGCAGGACCGGCAGGTGGTTCGCTTCCGAGCACTTCGGCCTTGAGCCGGACATAATCGTCATGGCAAAGGGCATAGCCTCGGGTTTTCCGCTGAGCGCCTTCGGGGCTTCTGCAAGCCTCATGTCAAAGTGGCCCCCCGGCGCGCACGGCACCACCTTCGGCGGGAACCCGGTCTCGGCCGCTGCGGCTGTAGCTACAATAGACAGAATAAAAAAAGACGGCCTCCTTGAGAATTCCGCGAAAATGGGAGATTACGCCCTTTCCCGCCTGAACGAAATGAAAAAACGGCACACTATAATCGGCGACGTGCGCGGGCTCGGCCTCATGATAGGCATCGAGTTCGTAAAAGAGGACGGAAGCCCTGATAAAGATGGGCTCGAAAGGGTCATGGAGCGGTGCCTTGATAACGGGCTCGTGATAATCGAGTGCGGCCCCGGTAAGAACGTCGCCCGCCTCATGCCGCCGCTCACAGTGACAAGGGAAGAGATGGACGCGGCCCTTTCCATATTCGAGGAGGCCCTCCCTTGA
- a CDS encoding GTPase: MTGKARGRRKRIIILGAAGRDFHNFNVLYRDDPSIEVVAFTAAQIPFIEKRTYPPSLSGPLYPEGIRIYPEDELPELIKRHRADEVVFSYSDVSYEYVMRRAALAISLGAGFILPSAEAAMLKAKKPVISVSAVRTGCGKSGVTRYIGKKILQAGKRPVAIRHPMPYGDLERQRLQRFATREDLIEAQCTIEEFEEYEPLIESGLVVYAGVDYSAILDEAEKEGDIILWDGGNNDLPFIRPDFEIVVTDPLRPGHELLYYPGEANLRRAHVVVINKAGSAGADVELVASNARAVNSRATILRTDSAITVEGEIRGKKALVVEDGPTLTHGGMAYGAGMAAARAFGAEPVDPRPYAVGTIKETFRKYPVLQNLLPAMGYSEGQKKELQEIIEKTPADLVLIATPIDLSRVIPITKPAVRVRYEIEEMDSPGLWDEVRAFLSKLG; this comes from the coding sequence TTGACCGGGAAGGCAAGAGGCCGGAGGAAGCGCATAATCATCCTGGGGGCCGCCGGAAGGGACTTCCATAACTTCAACGTCCTTTACAGGGACGACCCTTCGATAGAGGTCGTCGCCTTCACCGCCGCCCAGATACCATTCATAGAAAAAAGGACCTATCCCCCTTCCCTTTCAGGCCCGCTCTATCCCGAAGGCATAAGGATATATCCGGAAGACGAGCTTCCGGAGCTTATCAAAAGGCACAGGGCCGACGAGGTGGTCTTCTCATACAGCGACGTCTCGTACGAGTATGTCATGAGAAGGGCAGCGCTCGCCATATCGCTAGGAGCTGGCTTCATCCTGCCCTCGGCAGAGGCCGCGATGCTAAAGGCAAAAAAGCCGGTCATCTCGGTTTCTGCCGTGCGGACCGGGTGCGGCAAGAGCGGGGTGACGAGGTATATCGGTAAAAAAATCCTTCAAGCCGGTAAAAGGCCCGTTGCCATACGCCATCCCATGCCCTACGGCGACCTTGAAAGGCAGAGGCTGCAGAGGTTCGCGACCCGCGAGGATTTGATAGAGGCACAGTGCACGATTGAGGAGTTCGAGGAATACGAGCCGCTGATCGAATCCGGCCTCGTTGTATACGCAGGGGTCGACTACAGTGCGATCCTGGACGAGGCCGAAAAGGAAGGCGACATCATCCTCTGGGACGGCGGCAATAACGACCTCCCCTTTATCAGGCCGGATTTCGAGATAGTCGTCACGGACCCGCTCCGGCCAGGCCACGAGCTTCTTTATTACCCTGGAGAGGCGAACCTCCGGAGGGCCCATGTCGTTGTCATCAATAAGGCCGGGAGCGCGGGGGCGGACGTGGAGCTTGTCGCCTCGAACGCGAGGGCCGTAAACTCCCGCGCTACAATCTTGAGGACCGATTCGGCAATAACGGTCGAGGGAGAGATACGGGGGAAAAAGGCGCTGGTCGTAGAGGACGGCCCCACCCTCACCCACGGCGGCATGGCTTACGGAGCTGGAATGGCCGCGGCCAGGGCATTCGGGGCGGAACCCGTGGACCCGAGGCCCTATGCAGTCGGCACAATAAAGGAGACCTTCCGCAAATATCCGGTCCTTCAAAACCTCCTCCCCGCAATGGGCTATTCGGAGGGGCAAAAAAAGGAGCTTCAGGAGATAATAGAGAAGACCCCTGCGGACCTGGTGCTTATCGCGACCCCTATAGACCTTTCCCGTGTCATCCCGATAACGAAGCCCGCCGTGCGCGTCCGCTACGAGATAGAGGAAATGGACAGTCCCGGACTCTGGGACGAGGTGCGCGCCTTCCTTTCAAAGCTCGGATGA
- a CDS encoding proline dehydrogenase family protein, whose protein sequence is MKDFLLIFARRYIAGTERRDAIYAAAALNALGLKATIDSLGENVKTIGEAERSAEEYLALLADIKKSGVDSHVSLKLTHMGLGLSTDIAWKNTERVVKKAAELGNFVRIDMEGSAFTQATIDIFLGLREKYPNVGVAIQSALKRSVEDARRISAAGGSIRLVKGAYKEPPSIAFADKKDVDKSFELIMKELLMTPTRPAIATHDEKLIEEAKRFAEEKGIPKGSFDFEMLLGIKRTLQKRLSGEGYTMRVYLPYGRDWLPYMLRRLRERKENVWFMLKNILD, encoded by the coding sequence ATGAAGGATTTTCTGCTTATATTCGCCAGGAGATACATAGCAGGGACCGAAAGGCGGGACGCGATATACGCGGCAGCGGCTTTGAACGCGCTCGGGTTAAAGGCGACGATAGACAGCCTCGGCGAGAACGTAAAAACCATCGGCGAGGCCGAGCGCTCTGCCGAAGAATACCTGGCCCTCCTCGCCGACATAAAAAAATCCGGCGTAGACTCTCATGTCTCCCTCAAGCTCACGCATATGGGGCTCGGCCTCTCGACGGATATCGCATGGAAGAACACGGAGAGGGTTGTAAAGAAGGCCGCAGAGCTCGGGAACTTCGTCCGTATCGACATGGAGGGTTCTGCATTTACGCAGGCGACAATAGATATCTTTCTCGGACTAAGGGAGAAATACCCGAACGTCGGAGTCGCCATACAGAGCGCCCTTAAAAGGAGCGTGGAAGACGCAAGGCGGATTTCCGCTGCAGGCGGAAGCATCAGGCTCGTAAAGGGCGCGTACAAGGAGCCTCCCTCTATCGCCTTCGCCGACAAGAAAGACGTGGACAAGAGCTTCGAACTTATCATGAAAGAGCTCCTCATGACCCCTACCCGCCCCGCCATAGCCACCCATGATGAAAAGCTCATAGAGGAAGCCAAAAGGTTCGCCGAGGAAAAAGGCATCCCGAAGGGCTCTTTCGATTTTGAGATGCTTCTCGGCATTAAAAGGACGCTCCAGAAGAGGCTTTCTGGCGAGGGATATACCATGAGGGTCTATTTGCCCTATGGCAGGGACTGGCTCCCGTACATGCTGAGGAGGCTACGGGAAAGGAAGGAGAACGTCTGGTTCATGCTGAAAAATATTCTCGATTGA
- a CDS encoding DUF1579 domain-containing protein, translating to MATERKPERKMDPEAMKELYIKLGTPGAPHALLSRMAGSWNVKSKTWEPGMPPEETSGTSEQKMILGGRFLQQESTGEWMGGTFNGIGFTGYDNNTKKFVSTWMDSMGTAIYFFEGPIDKDGKGFTQRSRYDDPVKGPTEWRSTCRLVDDNTVTFEMYGTPVGGKEEKMMEMTYTRRQ from the coding sequence ATGGCTACCGAAAGAAAGCCTGAAAGGAAGATGGACCCCGAGGCGATGAAGGAGCTTTACATAAAGCTCGGCACCCCCGGAGCGCCTCATGCGTTGCTTTCCCGCATGGCCGGGAGCTGGAATGTAAAGTCGAAGACATGGGAGCCGGGGATGCCGCCCGAGGAGACGAGCGGCACAAGCGAGCAGAAAATGATACTGGGCGGAAGGTTCCTGCAGCAGGAGTCCACGGGCGAGTGGATGGGCGGCACCTTCAACGGCATAGGCTTTACGGGATACGACAATAACACGAAGAAGTTCGTCTCCACCTGGATGGACTCGATGGGCACGGCCATATACTTCTTCGAGGGCCCTATCGACAAAGACGGCAAGGGATTCACGCAGAGAAGCCGCTACGACGACCCCGTAAAGGGCCCGACTGAATGGCGTTCCACATGCAGGCTCGTGGACGACAATACCGTGACTTTCGAGATGTACGGCACGCCTGTAGGAGGAAAGGAAGAGAAGATGATGGAGATGACATACACCCGGAGGCAGTAG